A single genomic interval of Streptomyces sp. NBC_00663 harbors:
- a CDS encoding nucleotidyltransferase family protein, with protein MTDPNAASRPVQAVVLAGGQGSRLRPYTDDRPKPMVEIPGTGTPIIGHQLVWLAEEGVTDVVVSCGHLADVLQKWLDSADLPVNVTTVIEQEPLGRGGGLKYAAAHLPHPDKPWYATNGDIWTRFSLREMADFHTERDAVATLALARPRIPWGAVQTDGFGHITDFIEAPPTTYEINAGVYVFSPEFAELLPERGDHERTTFPHLARELRLAGFPIPQGAYWRAIDTAKDLTEAAAELAALGR; from the coding sequence ATGACCGATCCGAACGCCGCGTCCCGCCCCGTTCAAGCCGTCGTCCTGGCCGGCGGCCAGGGTTCACGGCTGCGCCCCTACACCGACGACCGGCCCAAGCCGATGGTCGAGATCCCCGGTACGGGGACGCCGATCATCGGCCATCAGCTTGTCTGGCTCGCCGAGGAGGGCGTGACCGACGTGGTGGTCAGCTGTGGCCACCTCGCCGATGTCCTACAGAAGTGGCTCGACTCGGCCGATCTGCCGGTGAACGTGACGACCGTCATCGAGCAGGAGCCGCTGGGCCGCGGTGGCGGCCTCAAGTACGCGGCGGCGCACCTTCCGCACCCCGACAAGCCCTGGTACGCGACCAACGGTGACATCTGGACCCGGTTCTCGCTGCGCGAGATGGCGGACTTCCACACCGAGCGCGACGCGGTGGCGACGCTGGCGCTGGCGCGTCCGCGGATCCCGTGGGGTGCCGTGCAGACCGACGGGTTCGGTCACATCACCGACTTCATCGAGGCCCCGCCGACGACGTACGAGATCAACGCCGGTGTCTACGTCTTCTCGCCCGAGTTCGCCGAGCTGCTCCCGGAGCGCGGGGACCACGAGCGGACGACGTTCCCGCATCTGGCGCGGGAGTTGCGGCTGGCCGGGTTCCCGATCCCGCAGGGGGCGTACTGGCGGGCGATCGACACGGCGAAGGATCTGACGGAGGCCGCCGCGGAGTTGGCGGCGCTGGGCCGCTAG